The Capra hircus breed San Clemente chromosome 2, ASM170441v1, whole genome shotgun sequence genome window below encodes:
- the AMMECR1L gene encoding AMMECR1-like protein — protein MGKRRCVPPLEPKLAAGCCGVKKPKLSGSGTHSHGNQSTTVPGSSSGPLQNHQHVDGSSGRENVSDLTLGPGNSPITRMNPASGALSPLPRPNGTANTTKNLVVTAEMCCYCFDVLYCHLYGFPQPRLPRFTNDPYPLFVTWKTGRDKRLRGCIGTFSAMNLHSGLREYTLTSALKDSRFPPLTREELPKLFCSVSLLTNFEDASDYLDWEVGVHGIRIEFINEKGVKRTATYLPEVAKEQDWDQIQTIDSLLRKGGFKAPITSEFRKTIKLTRYRSEKVTISYAEYIASRQHCFQNGTLHAPPLYNHYS, from the exons ATGGGAAAAAGACGTTGTGTTCCTCCACTTGAGCCCAAGCTGGCAGCAGGTTGTTGTGGGGTCAAGAAGCCTAAGTTATCTGGAAGTGGAACGCACAGTCACGGGAACCAGTCCACAACTGTCCCCGGCTCTAGTTCAGGACCTCTTCAAAACCACCAGCATGTGGATGGCAGCAGTGGTCGGGAGAATGTGTCGGACTTAACTCTGGGACCTGGAAACTCTCCCATCACACGAATGAACCCTGCATCGGGAGCGCTGAGCCCTCTCCCCCGGCCCAATGGAACTGCCAACACCACCAAGAATCTGGTGGTGACCGCAGAGATGTGCTGCTACTGCTTCGATGTCCTCTACTGTCACCTCTACGGCTTCCCGCAGCCACGACTTCCCAGATTCACCAATGACCCCTA tccactctttgtgacatgGAAGACAGGGCGGGACAAGCGGCTTCGTGGCTGCATTGGGACCTTCTCAGCCATGAATCTTCATTCAGGACTCAGGGAATACACGCTAACCAG TGCACTTAAGGACAGCCGATTTCCCCCCCTGACCCGAGAGGAGCTGCCTAAACTTTtctgctctgtctccctccttACTAACTTTGAGGATGCCAGTGATTACCTGGACTGGGAG GTTGGGGTCCATGGGATTCGAATTGAATTCATCAATGAAAAAGGCGTCAAACGTACAGCCACTTACTTACCTGAGGTTGCAAAGGAACAAG ACTGGGATCAGATCCAGACGATAGATTCCTTGCTCAGGAAAGGTGGCTTTAAGGCTCCAATTACCAGTGAATTCAGAAAAACCATCAAACTCACCAG GTACCGAAGTGAGAAGGTGACAATCAGTTATGCAGAATATATAGCTTCCCGACAGCATTGTTTCCAGAATGGCACTCTTCATGCCCCGCCCCTCTACAATCATTACTCCTGA